From the genome of Chionomys nivalis chromosome 19, mChiNiv1.1, whole genome shotgun sequence, one region includes:
- the Pgc gene encoding gastricsin has product MKWMVVALLCLPLLEAALIRVPLKRMKTIRETMREKGVLNDFLKNHKYDPGLKYRFGNFGDFSVLYEPIAYMDAAYFGEISIGTPPQNFLVLFDTGSSNLWVPSVYCQSEACTTHTRYNPSKSSTYYTEGQTFSLQYGTGSLTGFFGYDTLTVQGIKVPNQEFGLSENEPGTDFVYADFDGIMGLAFPGLSAGGATTAMQGLLKEGALSQPLFGVYLGSQEGSNGGQIVFGGVDKDLYTGEITWIPVTQDLYWQISIDDFLIGGTTSGWCSQGCQGIVDTGTSLLTMPSQYLSDFLEAIGAEEEYGEYFVSCDSVSSLPTFNFVLNGVEFPLSPSSYILQEDGYCMVGLESTPLTSEDGQPFWILGDVFLRSYYAVFDMGNKKVGFATAV; this is encoded by the exons ATGAAGTGGATGGTCGTAGCCttgctctgcctccctctcttggaGGCAGCTTTGATCAG GGTCCCCCTGAAGAGGATGAAGACTATCCGAGAGACCATGAGGGAAAAGGGTGTGCTCAATGATTTCCTGAAAAACCACAAGTATGACCCTGGCCTGAAGTACCGCTTTGGCAACTTTGGTGACTTCAGTGTACTCTACGAGCCCATAGCCTACATGGAC GCTGCCTACTTTGGTGAGATCAGCATCGGAACTCCACCCCAGAACTTCTTGGTCCTTTTCGACACTGGCTCCTCCAACCTGTGGGTGCCTTCTGTCTACTGCCAGAGCGAGGCCTGCA CCACACACACCCGCTACAACCCTAGCAAGTCCTCTACCTACTACACGGAAGGACAGACCTTCTCCCTGCAGTATGGCACCGGCAGCCTTACCGGCTTCTTTGGCTATGACACTCTGACC GTCCAAGGCATTAAGGTCCCCAACCAGGAGTTTGGCCTGAGTGAGAATGAACCCGGCACCGATTTCGTCTATGCAGACTTTGATGGCATCATGGGCCTGGCCTTCCCCGGCCTGTCTGCCGGTGGTGCCACCACCGCCATGCAGGGCTTGCTGAAGGAGGGCGCTCTCTCCCAGCCCCTCTTCGGTGTCTACCTCGGCAG CCAGGAGGGATCTAATGGCGGACAGATTGTTTTTGGAGGTGTGGACAAGGACCTCTACACTGGGGAGATCACCTGGATTCCCGTCACCCAGGATCTCTACTGGCAGATCAGCATCGATGA CTTCCTTATTGGTGGAACCACCTCTGGCTGGTGCTCCCAGGGCTGCCAGGGCATTGTAGACACTGGCACCTCTCTCCTCACCATGCCCTCTCAGTACCTGAGTGACTTTCTGGAGGCCATAGGAGCTGAGGAAGAATATGGAGAG TATTTTGTGAGCTGTGACAGCGTCAGTAGCCTGCCTACCTTCAACTTTGTCCTCAATGGTGTTGAGTTCCCTCTGTCACCCTCTTCCTACATCCTCCAG GAGGATGGCTACTGCATGGTGGGCCTTGAGAGCACCCCTCTGACCTCTGAAGATGGCCAGCCCTTCTGGATCCTTGGGGATGTCTTCCTCAGGTCTTACTATGCCGTCTTTGACATGGGCAATAAGAAGGTGGGCTTTGCCACTGCTGTCTAG